The stretch of DNA AACCTCCTTCGGGTATTTGCTCAAGTTTCGCTTTCTCAGTTGAAGTCCTCCCTAACCAGCCTACTTAAAATCGCAACCCACCTCCTAATCCGGCACTGCCTCTCActcttctctgatttattttgtctACAATATATATCACCATCTGAAGTACTAtataattcatttgtttattgtctatAAAGATCCAAGAGGGCAGATCTTTTGTCTGTTCTGGTCACTGCTGGGTCTCTAGCACAacaacagtgtctggcatatggGAGGTGATCACATTTTTGTTGAACAGATGGCCCGCTGTTGCCCATGCAGATTGTGGGGTGGAGACAGTAACAGGGCACTGGGAGAGCCCCATTCTCCCAGTGATTGAGTCTAACCCTGCTCTCCTCCATAAGCTGCTGAGACAACTCTATAACCGTGGCAGATATCCAAATTGAGATGAGGGACAAAGCTGAACTCTCAGGAAGCATTTGGGGGTGACCAGGAGTCCGTGGGCTGCTGCTACTTATAAGGTCAAACAGTAGATCTACTATTACAGGATTCAACTGGCCCCTTCCCACCAGCCACAGCCCATTACATCACAGATATTTTGTCAAACCACAAAGGGCAATGGTATCTGCTTTTAGACTTATTATCTGACTGGCGGCTCCAGGTCACTGGGCAAAGGCCACTTCTGGGGCTCGAGCCTCCAGAAGGGCTCCAAAGAACAGGTTGCTGTTCTTCCCCAGCATTACACTCCCCAGCAGGTAAGAAAGGGGATGCCCTGAGTTTCTGAATCCTCAGAATCTGCACCAGATTTGAAAATAGAAAGGGCTAGACCCTTTGTGAAGGTTTTCCCCATGCTTCCCATAATTAAGGGTTCTCCAGCAGGTGTGCTAGGAACCCATTCTCCCACTGTCAGACCCCAAGCTAATCTCTAATATGGTTTTTCATATGCCGAGCCAAATTTGAAGACCACCTGAAGGTCTTCCCACACTCTCTGCATTTGAAGGGCCTCTCTCGAGTATGAAATCTCTTGTGGCTAATGAGCTGTGAGCTTTTGTTAAAAGTTTTCCCACAGGTACTACACTTATGGCACTTTTTCCCAATGGGTATGTTCTGGAGTCCAGTGATCCTGGAGCTCTGGTCACAAGATTCCTCAGAATCTTCAAGGGGCTTCTCCCCACTTGGTTTTAATTCCTGTAGACTCACCCCTGCATCCTGGCAGGAAGACAACCCAGCCAGGCTGCATTCAGACTGTGCCACTCTGGTGTGTTTTCTCTGATGAATGCAGAGGGTATGTCTTCCAATGAAATCCTTCCCACACCACTGACATTTAAAAGGTCTCTCTTTAGTGTGGATTCTCTGATGATTAACAAGGCGATGTTTCCTATCATAAGATTTCCCACACAGATTACATTTATAGCGCTTCTCTCCACTGTGTATCCCCTTATGATCTAAAAGACTTCTTTTACGTGTAAAAGTTTTTCCACATTCTTGGCACCAAAAAGGTTTCTCACCAGTGAGGATTTGTGGCTGCAGATTTGGCATGTTTCCACTTTCACGGTACTCGTATTGTTTTTCCAAAGAGTGAATCCTTTGATGACGGGAGAGGTTAGAACTCCAtctgaaagctttcccacattctcTGCACTTATAAGGCTTCTCTCTggtgtgaattctctgatggaTGAGGAGGAATGAGTGATTACGGAAGGCTTTGCCACACTGGCTACATTTGTAGGCTTCCTCTGTGGTGTGACTGCTCTGAGGAACTTGGAGAACTCTGTCTTGACTAAACGATGGCCCATCTTCAGGTTTTCTCTGAATGGCATGCTGCTTCTTATGAGCAATAAAGGCTGACCGATGGGTAAACTCTTTTTCAcattcactacatctgtatggCTTCTCGcctgtgtgaattctctgatgatcAATGAGAGATTTCTTTCGAGTAAAAGTTTTCCCACACTGCTGACAAGGAAAAGCTTTCTCTGTAGCAGGGGCATTCTGGGGCTGACTGCAACTGGAGGTCTGTCTGAAGTCTCCTCTACATATATCTTGATCACAGAACTTTTCTTCCTGGTGCATTCTCATGTGACGAGTAAAGTTTGATCTCCACCTAAAGGTTTTCCGACATTTGGtacatttataaggtttctcCTGAGTGTGGACCCTTTGATGTTCAACAACATATGATTTACAGTGGAAGGATTTCCTACACTGGCTGCAGTCAAAGGGTTTCTCCCCTCTTTGGTCTCTCAAATGATGATCAAATCCTGAGCCATAGGTGAGAGCTTCCTCATACTGATTAGACTCAAGAAATTTCTGCTTAGTATGGGTTTCCTGGTGTAGGCGGTAGGCAGACATGCGTCGGAAAGCCTTGTCACATAAACTACATTTATAAGGTTTCACTCCAGTGTGAATCTTTTCATGTCGCACACAGTTTGAGCTCCacctgaaggctttcccacacacCCTGCATTTAAATGGTTTCTCTTGAGTGTGAAGTCTCTGATGACATGCAAGATGAGAGCTGTGACTGAAGGTCCTCCCACAGTCACTGCACTTATACGATGTCGCCACCATGTGAAGATTCTGCCCATGTTGATGATGTGAACTAAGGCTGAAATCTTTCCCACATGCATCCTTCACATTTGCTTTTAGTCCAgcatgaattctctgatgtaaGCTAAATCCACCAACTATGCGCCTGAGCCCTTTCCCATATTCCTTGTAGTCATAGTGGTATGAACTCCCTCTGAAGTGTCTGCCACAGCCATGTTTAAGGGATCGCTTTCTTCTGGGAACTCTCAAACATGTGCCGTGTTTTAAATTACAACTAGTACTTCTTCCTGAttcttcagattctttttctctcctgtgaCTGAAATTGGTCTCTTCTTTCTTAACTCTTACTTGTATGGGGTTTCCATATTGTTCCTTTAGCTTGCTCTTCAGTTCAAAAGATTCTCTGAGTCCCATTCCCTCAGAAACACTCATCACCCAAGATTCTGATGGCATAGCTAAGGTTTCTCCTTCTTCCAGAGGTTCATGTTTTAAGAAGAACTTGCTTGTTTTAATCTGCAGCTCACCtcctgaaacaaaataaaacacaagacaaTGTACTCTATTCTATACTTGGAACTGCAGAAAGCGccaaagcacagaaagaaaaaaaaaaaaaaaaaaaagccaagatctTGGGTGGTGAAGCTTCTGCTTAACTGCCAATATCTTTATCAAATAGTCCAGGAAGGCAAAacatggaagagcattccagatgatagggaagggaggagaaaaaggaaggtggGCACAGCAGCTAAACATGCAGAAATCACATCCATTTGAAAAACAGCATTGATAAGTGTATGTTAAACAGTAATAAAGGGAAGAGGAATAATGGTAAGAGGATAAAAAGGCTCCCAAGAACCCAGGGGAGGGGGCTCCATGGAGGACTGGCTGAAGGAATTGGAAGTCAACCCTATTGCAGGGGCAATGAAGAGAAGCAGGAGTGCGATTAGGGTTCTTCAAAGAGCATGAAGGGATGAGCATGGGGTATGGGCCAAGGGCCAGAAGGAGTGCAGCACAGGGTTGAGGAAGAGTATTACTGAATGGAAAAGAGTGCAACAATGAAGCCCTCCAGTGGGCAAGAACAGTTACTAAAATGGTTTCTGGGAAAGGGGTAGGGTCAGAAACAAATGTCTAATAGGCCAGTCTGGAGAGGAGAAGCCCAGAAGCCTAGCACTCCTTAGCAACACTGTTAAGGATCTTCCTTCTAGCAAACAAAGAAGTTATGTTCCCTGTGACTTACTTGGTATAAAAGACCTTAAGAAAGAGAAGAGTAGATGTGAGAGGAGTCTAAGATCCAGAGGTTCTCTGAAACTCACCTGCGGGGGCAACACCTGGATTCCCCTTAGGCTGAGCTCCCTGGACATTCAGACCCCATGGCTCCCTTGCCTCCAACCAGGAAATCAGAACAGGTTTGGTGAATGGTCCCACTGCAAAAAAGAAGGGGATGGGATGAGATGGAAGGGTAATAAATCATACAAAACTATTCTTCAGGACCCTCTCAGGACTGAGGTCCTGGCAAGGACAAGGGAAAGGCCAGGGAGGCTAATGGGGGAAGCCAGACAGGAGGCCTAGACAGCCATTTCCAACAGCTCTGAGCATGACAAAACAGGCTGAAAGAAGTCACAGGGAAAAGGATCACTAGGATTCTCTGGGGGTGGGAGCCACATGACACCTCAATCAGTTAAATCAACCAATACAATTTGGATGTCTAACTAGGAACTTGacacacatgattttttttttttttttgtattttgcatttttcttttttttttttttttcgggttgctaattctttttttttttttccaatttatttattttcagaaaaacagtattcattattttttcaccacacccagtgctccatgcaagctgtgccctctataatacccaccaccacctggtacctcaacctcccacccccccgccacttcaaacccctcagattgtttttcagagtccatagtctctcatggttcatctccccttccaatttacccaaaagcacataccctccccaatgtccataaccttaccccccttctcccaacccccctccccccagcaacccacagtttgtttcgtgagattaagagtcacttatggtttgtctccctccctatcccatcttgtttcatggattcttctcctacccacttaagcccccatgttgcatcaccacttcctcatatcagggagatcatatgatagttgtctttctctgcttgacttatttcgctaagcatgatacgctctagttccatccatgttgtcgcaaatggcaagatttcgtttcttttgatggctgcatagtattccattgtgtatatataccacatcttcttgatccattcatctgttgatggacatctaggttctttccatagtttggctattgtggacattgctgctataaacattcgggtgcacgtgcccctttggatcactacgtttgtatctttagggtaaattcccagtagtgcaattgctgggtcatagggcagttctattttcaacattttgaggaacctccatgctgttttccagagtggttgcaccagcttgcattcccaccaacagtgtaggagggttcccctttctccgcatcctcgccagcatctgtcatttcctgacttgttgattttagccattctgactggtgtgaggtgatatctcattgtggttttgatttgtatttccctgatgccgagtgatatggagcactttttcatgtgtctgttggccacctggatgtcttctttgcagaaatgtctgttcatgtcctctgcccattttttgattggattatttgttctttgggtgttgagtttgttaagttctttatagattttggacactagtcctttatctgatatgtcgtttgcaaatatcttctcccattctgtcagtcgtcttttggttttgttaactgtttcctttgctgtgcaaaagcttttgatcttgatgaaatcccaatagttcatttttgcccttgcttcccttgcctttggcgatgttcctaggaagatgttgctgtggctgaggtcgaagaggttgctgcctgtgttctcctcaaggattttgatggattcctttctcacactgaggtccttaatccattttgaatctatttttgtgtgtggtgtaaggaaatggtccaatttcatttttctgcatgtggctgtccaattttcccaacaccatttattgaagaggctgtcttttttccattggacattctttcctgctttgtcgaagattagttgaccatagagttgagggtctatttctgggctctctattctgttccattggtctatgtgtctgttttgtgccagtaccatgctgtcttgatgatgacagctttgtaatagagcttgaagtctggaatgatTTTTAATCATTGTAATAATTCAGCAAACAGGCATCATTATCACCATGTTTTAAGAAAGACTAGGTGATAAAGCCAGGGTGAAACCTCAAGTCAGGTCCCTGTCTCGACAGTGTAATAAAAAGTGAGAATGTAGAAGTAAAAATGGATAGAAGCATGGGGGTATTATGCCTTACCCAGAGAAACCACATTCCTGTAATTCTCCAGCATCACATCTCTGTACAAATTCCTCTGAGCAGGGTCCAGCCATCCCCACTCATCCTGGGAGAAGGTCACCTCCACGTCCTTAAAAGTCACAGCTTCCTGAAAAACACAGTCCTATGACTGAGAGTCAGTCTACAGATCCTGGCTTTTAGGAGAGGGCAGTGGAAGGGAGCAGGCTCTGAGTGAGCAGAGGATTGATGTGGTAAGGGTGAAAGTGAGAGCATCACCCAGCAGAAGAGCTCTGAGTTCAAGGGGGATAATCTGGTCTCCAGGACCTGGTCACATCCAGAGACACAGAGATTCAAGATAGGGGGAGCCTCACTGACTCCATTAGGTAGCAATGCTGGGATATCATGAAGGACCAAAGTTCTTATGACTCACCTGAGCCTGAGATGTCAATGGGTCTCCTGGGCACACCTCTCTCTGGGAAAGGGCAGGCACCTGGGGAAGAGGAGGctctgaaggagaagaaagaaccaTGAGAGAAGGTAGCCCAGTTCTTGGCACCCCACTGAGGAGGTCCATTCCTCCCCCACATAGAGGAGTCCTAGGCCTAGGAGCGGGTATGGACTATTGTTAAATACCCATTTCACATTTCCCCAGAGTCCACTGAGGGTTAGGGAATGAGGAGTAGGGGGTGCAATGGGAGGAGGAGCTAGTTAGACATGGGTTACAGTAGGGTAAAAAGGACACAGAGCTAAGCACCAACTGAAAGGGATTCTCATGAGAGGACAGATGGTGAAATGACAACACTATTTTGGGATTTGTGGCATACAGCTTGAGCTTGATGGCAAGTACCGG from Neovison vison isolate M4711 chromosome 6, ASM_NN_V1, whole genome shotgun sequence encodes:
- the ZNF445 gene encoding zinc finger protein 445 isoform X1, which translates into the protein MPPGRWYAVHPAQAQASRERGRLQMIKKEEEDEGYTSVQAARPQTLNRSGQELFRQLFRQLRYHESSGPLETFSRLRELCRWWLRPDILSKAQILELLVLEQFLSILPGELRTWVQLHHPESGGEAVALLEELQRDINGTPWRDPALAQSPDVRWMGTGALRASQIWPSASPLRSGSTLGDHLEPPYEIGVCDFLAGQSEPPLPQVPALSQREVCPGDPLTSQAQEAVTFKDVEVTFSQDEWGWLDPAQRNLYRDVMLENYRNVVSLVGPFTKPVLISWLEAREPWGLNVQGAQPKGNPGVAPAGGELQIKTSKFFLKHEPLEEGETLAMPSESWVMSVSEGMGLRESFELKSKLKEQYGNPIQVRVKKEETNFSHRREKESEESGRSTSCNLKHGTCLRVPRRKRSLKHGCGRHFRGSSYHYDYKEYGKGLRRIVGGFSLHQRIHAGLKANVKDACGKDFSLSSHHQHGQNLHMVATSYKCSDCGRTFSHSSHLACHQRLHTQEKPFKCRVCGKAFRWSSNCVRHEKIHTGVKPYKCSLCDKAFRRMSAYRLHQETHTKQKFLESNQYEEALTYGSGFDHHLRDQRGEKPFDCSQCRKSFHCKSYVVEHQRVHTQEKPYKCTKCRKTFRWRSNFTRHMRMHQEEKFCDQDICRGDFRQTSSCSQPQNAPATEKAFPCQQCGKTFTRKKSLIDHQRIHTGEKPYRCSECEKEFTHRSAFIAHKKQHAIQRKPEDGPSFSQDRVLQVPQSSHTTEEAYKCSQCGKAFRNHSFLLIHQRIHTREKPYKCRECGKAFRWSSNLSRHQRIHSLEKQYEYRESGNMPNLQPQILTGEKPFWCQECGKTFTRKRSLLDHKGIHSGEKRYKCNLCGKSYDRKHRLVNHQRIHTKERPFKCQWCGKDFIGRHTLCIHQRKHTRVAQSECSLAGLSSCQDAGVSLQELKPSGEKPLEDSEESCDQSSRITGLQNIPIGKKCHKCSTCGKTFNKSSQLISHKRFHTRERPFKCRECGKTFRWSSNLARHMKNHIRD
- the ZNF445 gene encoding zinc finger protein 445 isoform X2, giving the protein MPPGRWYAVHPAQAQASRERGRLQMIKKEEEDEGYTSVQAARPQTLNRSGQELFRQLFRQLRYHESSGPLETFSRLRELCRWWLRPDILSKAQILELLVLEQFLSILPGELRTWVQLHHPESGGEAVALLEELQRDINGTPWRDPALAQSPDVRWMGTGALRASQIWPSASPLRSGSTLGDHLEPPYEIGVCDFLAGQSEPPLPQVPALSQREVCPGDPLTSQAQEAVTFKDVEVTFSQDEWGWLDPAQRNLYRDVMLENYRNVVSLVGPFTKPVLISWLEAREPWGLNVQGAQPKGNPGVAPAGGELQIKTSKFFLKHEPLEEGETLAMPSESWVMSVSEGMGLRESFELKSKLKEQYGNPIQVRVKKEETNFSHRREKESEESGRSTSCNLKHGTCLRVPRRKRSLKHGCGRHFRGSSYHYDYKEYGKGLRRIVGGFSLHQRIHAGLKANVKDACGKDFSLSSHHQHGQNLHMVATSYKCSDCGRTFSHSSHLACHQRLHTQEKPFKCRVCGKAFRWSSNCVRHEKIHTGVKPYKCSLCDKAFRRMSAYRLHQETHTKQKFLESNQYEEALTYGSGFDHHLRDQRGEKPFDCSQCRKSFHCKSYVVEHQRVHTQEKPYKCTKCRKTFRWRSNFTRHMRMHQEEKFCDQDICRGDFRQTSSCSQPQNAPATEKAFPCQQCGKTFTRKKSLIDHQRIHTGEKPYRCSECEKEFTHRSAFIAHKKQHAIQRKPEDGPSFSQDRVLQVPQSSHTTEEAYKCSQCGKAFRNHSFLLIHQRIHTREKPYKCRECGKAFRWSSNLSRHQRIHSLEKQYEYRESGNMPNLQPQILTGRTEVGAEDRVLGLPERSRYWNVFESVVQCG